The segment AGGTGGCCCGCTGGCTCAGCGCGGATGCCTACGCGGCGCTGCGGCGTCGGGCGGAAATCACGGCGCGGGCCCGTTCGGGGCAGGCCGGCGCACAACTCCCTCGCAGGTTCAGGGCCGGGACGGCTCGGCTATGTTCGCCGTGCCCGCAGGTTGTCGAAGCCTCGGTCGTCGTTTTCGGACCGGACCGGGTACGGGCCGTCGCGCTCCGGCTTGAGTCTCCCCGAGGCAGATGGATCGCGACGGCCGTCGTCGTCGGCTAGCCAAACGACGCGAATTCCCTAGCGACGCTTGCGCTTGGAACCCTTCTTCGGCGGCGCCTTCTTCCGGGTTCCGGAAGCCGGAGCCTGCGACTTCTCGGTCTTCTGCTTCCGCTCGGTGTGAACCTCAACGCCGCCGTCGCTGGACGGAGCACTGAACTGCAGCGCCGTATCCTCTGACGGTTCGAGACCCTTGGCCGAAATTTCCGGCTCGTCGTCGGCCGATTCATCGGCGTCCGGAGCGTCGTGCTCGTGCTCCGTGACCTGAACTTCCAGGTTGTAGAGGAAGCCGACGCTCTCCTCCTTGATCGCCTCCGACATCGTATTGAACATGGCAAAGCCCTCGCGCTGGTATTCAACCAGTGGATCGCGTTGTGCCATCGCCCGCAGGCCGATGCCCTCCTTGAGGTAGTCCATCTCGTAAAGATGTTCACGCCACTTGCGGTCGATCACCGAAAGGACGACCCGGCGCTCGAACTGCCGGGTGGCCTTCTCGCCCAACGCCTCTTCGCGCTTTTCGTAGGCGATCCTTGCATCGGAGAGCACTTCCTCGAGCAGGACGTCCCGAGTGAGATGGGATATTCCGCCGACCTCCTCGATCAGCTCGTCGACGGTGATCGAGACCGGATACAGAGCCTTCAGTGCGGTGAAGAGCTGCTCCAGCTCCCAGTCCTCCGCATGCCCGGCTGCCGTCGCATTGTCGACGTACGACGTCAGCACGTCGGTGATGAAGTTCTGCACATGCTCGTGCAGGTCATCTCCTTCGAGGATCCGGCGCCGCTCCGAGTAGATGACGGTGCGCTGCCGGTTAAGCACATCGTCGTACTTAAGCACGTTCTTGCGCTGCTCCGCGTTTCGCTGTTCGATCTGCGACTGGGCGGACTGGATTGCCTTCGAGACCAGCTTTGATTCCAGCGGCACATCGTCGGGTACATTTGTCCGCGCCATCAGCGATTCGGCGGCCTGGGAATTGAATAGCCGCATCAGGTCGTCAGTGAGCGATAGGTAGAAACGGGATTCGCCTGGATCCCCCTGGCGGCCGGAGCGTCCCCGCAGCTGATTGTCGATCCGGCGCGACTCGTGGCGTTCCGTTCCCAGCACGTAGAGACCGCCCAGGTCAACGACCTCAACGTGGGAGGCCTTGACCTGCTCCTCCGCCTTTTCGAGCGCGTCCGGCCACGCCTCTTCGTACTCCTCCGGCGATTCAGCCGGGTCGAGGCCACGGGAGGCCAGGTCCTGTACGGCGTTGAACTCGGCGTTTCCACCGAGCATGATGTCGGTTCCGCGGCCGGCCATATTCGTCGCCACGGTCACCGCGCCCTTGTGGCCGGCCTGCGCGACGATGGTGGCCTCACGCGCGTGGTTCTTGGCATTGAGGACCTCGTGCCTGATGCCTTCCTTGCCGAGCTTCTTCGACAGGTACTCGCTCTTCTCCACGCTGGTCGTGCCGACCAGGACAGGCTGACCCTTCTTGTTCCGCTCGACGATATCGTCGACCACGGCGTCGAACTTCGCGATCTCGTTCTTGTAGACGAAGTCGGCTTGGTCATCCCGCTGCATGGGCTTGTTCGTCGGAATGGGCACGACGCCAAGCTTGTAGGTCGCCATGAACTCCGCCGCTTCGGTTTCGGCGGTTCCGGTCATCCCTGACAGTTTCTCGTAAAGCCGGAAGTAATTCTGCAGCGTGATAGTCGCCAGCGTCTGATTCTCCGCCTTGACGTTGACATCCTCTTTGGCTTCGATCGCCTGGTGCATGCCCTCGTTGTAGCGACGCCCGGCCAGGATACGGCCGGTGTGCTCATCGACAATCAGCACCTCGCCGTCCATCACGACGTAGTCCTTGTCCCGCTTGAACAGTTCCTTTGCCTTGATGGCGTTGTTCAGGAATCCGATCAGCGGAGTGTTGGCCGATTCATAGAGGTTGCTGATGCCCAGGTAGTCCTCGACCTTGTCGATTCCGGACTCGAGCACGCCGACGGTGCGCTTCTTCTCGTCGACCTCGTAGTCGGTGTCGGCCTTCAGCCGCTTCACCACGCGGGCGAACTCGCCGTACCACCGGTTGCTGTCACCGGAAGCCGGGCCCGAGATGATCAAAGGGGTGCGTGCTTCGTCGATCAGAATCGAATCGACCTCGTCAACGATCGCGAATGAGTGCCCGCGCTGCACCATATCCGCGGCGTCCCACGCCATGTTGTCTCGCAGATAATCGAAGCCGAACTCGTTATTCGTTCCGTACGTGATGTCTGCAGCGTACTGCTCACGTCGCTTGGCGGAGTCCATATTGGACAGGATGCAGCCAGTTTCGAGCCCCAGGAACCGGAATACGCGGCCCATCAGTTCGCTCTGGTACTCGGCCAGGTAGTCGTTGACCGTCACGATGTGCACGCCGTTGCCGGCGAGAGCATTGAGGTAGGCAGGAGCCGTCGCGACCAGGGTCTTGCCTTCACCGGTCTTCATCTCGGCAATATTGCCAAGGTGCAATGCGGCACCGCCCATCAGCTGGACGTCGAAGTGGCGAAGACCGACTGTGCGCCGCGATGCCTCACGGGCTGCGGCAAAAGCCTCCGGCAGCAGGGAGTCGAGCGATTCACCGTCCTTGACTCGTTCCTTGAACCTGTCGGTTTCTTCGCGAATCTCGGTATCGGAGAGACTCTTGAACTCGTCTTCCAGGTGGTTGATCGCATCGGCATAGCTGCGCAGCCGCTTTAGCGTACGTCCCTCGCCGCTGCGGAGGATTTTTTCCAGAATGGACGGCACAGTTCTCCCTAACTGACTTACAGTTCTAACGCCTCTATGTTAGGCGCAAGAGCAAATCGGGGTGTGGCGCGACCGCTTACCGCGGAGTCTGAGAGCCTTAGGTTCATGTCAGACAGCGATCCGAAGCCGGCACTTTCTCTCCCGATCCTAACCGCCGGAGACCTCACACTTCGACAACTGGGCGATGCCGACATTCCTGGCATCGTTGCCCAGTGCACCGATCCGGACTCCGTGCGGTTCACCAATGCTCCGACACCGTATACCGCCGAGGATGCCGCCCGTTACGTCCGGGAGGTAGCGCCGGAGGGATGGCGGAGCGAGTCGCTCCTCACCTTCGCGATTGAGTACCGGGGCGAGTTCGCCGGTTCGTTGAGCCTTCGACCGGAAGAGAAGATCGCGAAGCTCGGCTTCGGGCTGGCTCCGTGGGCCCGGCGACAGCATGTGATGACCCGGGCAATTCGGCTCGCCATCGGCTGGGCGTTCGACCGGCTGGACGTCGACGCCGTGCATTGGACGGCAGGATCAGAAAACTGGGCCTCGGTTAGGGTTGCGTGGGCGCTGGGCTTCCGGATCCTCGGTCCGGTCCCCGCGCTACTCAACCAGCGGGGCGTGCTGGTCGACGGCTGGTTCGGCTCGCTACAGCGGGACAGTGCAATGCTGCCAACAGCGCCATGGCTGGAGCCCGTTCCGCTCTTCGATGATGCCAGCGAGGAGACCCCGATCCTGCTCCGCGCAATCGAAGAGGCGGACCTCGAGCGATTTGCCGAGGGCTGTGCCGACCCACTCACGCAGAGCTTCTCCACCATGCTTGAACAGCCGTTCACGCTGGATAGTGCGCACCGCTACCTGCAGCGGAGCCGAATCGTCGCCTCGACCGGCTCCGGTGTGACCTGGGCGGCGACCCTAGCCCGTAATGGCACCCTGATCGGCTCGGTCGCACTTTTCAATATTTCCTTCCCGCACGCGAACGCGGAAATCGGCTATTGGCTGCATCCTGACTCACGCGGGCTGGGACTGGCGCAGCGGATCGTTGCCCGCGCGGCCCGGCACGCCCTGATCGATGTCGACGATGGCGGCCTCGGCCTGCAACGGATCACCGCCCGGGTGATGACTCCGAACTCGGCGTCGGTCGCCGTACTTGAGAAGGTTGGATTCACCAAGGTCGGCAGGGAATTCAACGGGTTGCGCGGCAGAGACGGCCAACCTCAGGATTCCTTTCTGTTCGAGCTACTGCCTTAAAACACTCGCCGGCGATGACGGCTAGGCCCGCTCCGCGCCGGCAGCGACAAGTCCCGGGCCGAGGTCGCCCATACCGGTGACGGCTACCCGTTCCAGGCCGAGCCAGCGGGCCATCAGGACGAGTTCCTGGTAGAGCTCGACTGCGGTCGTCTCCGGCGCATGAGGCTCGGCATGGGCTGACTGCACCCGGAGCAGCCCGGCCTCACGATCGGCCTTGAGATCGACTCTGGCAACCAGCCGATCCCCCAGCAGGAATGGCAGCACGTAGTAGCCGTGCACGCGCTTGTGTTTCGGCACATAGATTTCCAGCCGGAACCTGAAGTCGAAGAGCGCTTCGGTCCGTGCGCGCTCGAACACCAATGAGTCGAAGGGGCTCAGCAGTGCCCGTGCCCGGATCGCTCGAGGCTTGCTCGCATCTCTGGCCAGGTACGCGGTGCGTTTCCAGCCTGCGACCTGAACCGGCTGCAGTTCCCCGGCATCCACGAGCCGGCGGATTGCGGGCTGCACCGCGCTGGCAGGGAGCCTGAAGTAGTCGCGCAGGCACTGCGCCGTTCCGATACCGAGCGCCTTGGCGGAAATCCTGAGCAGTTCGACTATTGCCTCATCCTTCGGCGGGGGCGGCGTTGCCGCAATGTCAGCGGGCAGAATCCGCTCGGTGATGTCATACCGGCGCTCGAACTGCGGGTTACGGCCCGCGGAGCCGATTCGGCCGGCCCAGAATAGCGCTTCCAGTGCGGTTTTCACCTGCGACCAGTTCCAGCCCCAGTTGGTTCCCGACGGGGCGGGCATATCGTGCGACAGGCACTGGTCCAGCCGACTTGCCGTTATCGGACCACGGCGCGCCACTTCGTCGTACACCAGCTCCAGCAGTTCGGCATATCCCGGAGTGTCCTGCCGCATCTTTCCCCAGGCTGTCTCTTTCCAGCTGTCCATGCGCCACTGCAGCAGCCGATACGTTGCGGGTGGAATCAGCGAAGCCTCGTGAGCCCAGTACTCGGTCAGCACCCTTGGCCGGCTGGCGGTGGCCCGGTGCAGCAGGTCTCGGTCGTAATGGCCGAGCCGGGAGAACAATGGGAGGTAGTGACTGCGGGAGAGCACGTTGACCGAGTCGATCTGCAGCAGCCCGATCCTGTCGATCACGCCCTTCAGCGAACGCATGCTTGGCGGCGACGATGGCCTCGGCTTGTGGAAACCCTGCGCAGCGAGAGCGATCCGGCGCGCCTTCGCCTGGCTGATATTGGCCGTGCTGACAGTGGCTTGACCGCCGACAGCCTGTTCGAGGCCGGGCTTGCTGAGGTTGGTCTGGGTCATGGCCACCAGAGTAGCTGCCGGCACCGACAGGTGCCCGCCGCCTGCTGGCAACGGGCACCTGTACGGCTTCCTTAGCGGCCACCTCCATGGCGACCTATAGAAGGATCAGCCGACTTGCTCGGCATAGGGGGCGTCGTCCTCGTCGTGGCCTTCGAGATCAGAATCGAGGGTAATCACCCCGTAGCTCCAGCCACGACGCCGATAGACGACAGAAGGTTGTGAGGTTTCCGAGTCAACGAATAGATAGAAGTCGTGCCCGACAAGCTCCATTCGTGCCAGAGCATCGTCTAGGCTGATCGGCTGGCCAGGAAATACTTTCTCACGTACCAACACCGGACAGTCACCCTCGGCGTCGACCGGGCGATGATGTCCGTCCGCGGTGTCCTTCACCACATGGGTGGATGGAGTTGGCGGGGCGGGAGCCGGCGTCTCGGAGGCTGGTGCTTCCTGGATTGCCGCTTCGGGTGGTAGTTCCGCAACCACTTCGGCTACGGATTGCGGACGACGACGGCCGCGGTGCACCTTTTTGCGATCCCGGGACCTTCGCAGGCGTTCCATCAGCTTGCCAAACGACAAATCGAGAGCGGCGTACTTATCTGAGGCTGCGGCCTCTGCGCGAATCACGGGTCCTTTGGCCCAAACTGTCAGTTCGACTCGTTCGGAGGAGTCGGATTGCCGCGGGTTCTTCTCGTGCGTGACATGGACGTCAATTCGCTGAGCTCGCGGTGCCATTTGCTCAACCTTGGCCAGCTTCTCATTGAGGTGATCCCGAAAGCGATCCGGTACTGCGAGATTCCGGCCAGTTACAACAATGTCCATGGGGGTTTCCTCCGCTCGTGAAACTTAAAAATTGATGCGCTTCAGGCACTTAGCGGCCCGGCCCCAGCGACAGTTAGGGGCGCTCGTCACCTCCTGCGTTGTTGCCCGCCGCTACGCGCCGCATTCCGCGCGCCGCTTCGGCGGTGATCCACAACGGAACGGCTCCAGCTCGCCGCATCGGTCTGGTCATTGCGTGACCAGGTCTGCCAATGCGCGGATAACTCGCTCCATAGGTAAAAGCTAGTCGAACGCCCGATGAATCTAAAGGGGAAACCGAAAATGATTCGCCGTGCGTCGCCGGCAGAGAAACCTGGATCAACTAGATGTCTTTGTCGTCGCCGCGATGACGGCGGCGGCGTCCACCCGATGCCCGCCACCCGCAAGCGCCCGGGCGGCCTCCGCGAGGGTCGCCCCCGTCGTGATCACGTCGTCAACCAGGACTATGCTCGCCGGTCCGGCCGTCGCGTCGCGGCGTTTCCCGGACGGAATCGGTAGCCGACGCCGGGCCACGGCCATCGACCCACTGACATTGCGTTGCCGGCCCACGGCGGACAGACCGACCTGATCCCGCACCGCTCTGCCGCTTCGGAGCATCGGGGCCACCCGAGCACGGATTCCGCTCGCTGCTAATTCTGTTGCGGCGCGGCGCGCACAGTCGGCAAGCACATCTGCCCCTCGCCGTCTGATGCTGCTTCGTGATGACGGGACCGGCACCAGCAGCAGTTCACCGCTCCGTCCGGTGCGGTCGTACTGCTCCTCCACCACCGCACTCAGGCTTATCGCCAGTGCGAGTCCGAGGTACTTTCTGAGGTCGCTCCGGCCGCCGTCCTTGTAAGCGACGATGATCGACTGCACCGAGCCCCGATACGGTGCCAGCGCCCAGCACGGGCGCCCGAAGTAGCGCGCTCCTGCTTCGGCCCGGAACGGCTCGCCCGCACAGTCCGCGGCGCAGTCAGAACACACAGCGATTCCCGGTTGACCGCAGCCCGCGCAGCTCGTCGGCAGGATCAGCTCGGTGAAGTCGTGGCATGCCCGCGACCAGAAGGTTGCTCGGTCCCGGAGTGTCATCAACCGATGATGCGCCGCCAGGGAACGATAGCCGACTGGTCCGAGCCAAGCTGTGGAAAAGGCTGTCAACCGCTGGGCCTGTGCCGACAGCTACTCAGCCGGGGTAGGACGGATCGGATCCCTTGATGTCGAGCAGTTCCTGCCACGATCCACCTGAGCGCGAGTACAACTTTCCGGCCGCGGTGCCGGCATACATGCTCTGGCCATCCGAGCTTGCCGTGATGCTCTGAATCTCCGGTACCGTCCCCAGCTCGCTCATCGGTCCGCCGACAACGAGGCGCCACGGCGCGAAGTCCGTCTCGCTGGTCAGCCGGCCCACCAGAGCCAGCTCGGTGTCACCGGCCCAGCTGATGTCCTTCACATCGTCGAACCGGGTGGAGATATCGACCGGCGAGTTCAGTCCGCTCGGTTCACCGGCCGACTCGTAGCGAATCCCGGTGACGTTGATCGACGACTGGCCGCCCGTGCCAACGGACAGTACGGCGATACGGGCGCCGTCCCGCGAAATCTGCACGGCCTTCAGCTCCCGGTCAGCCAACCAGGGCGCCGAGATCGTCACTGGCTTACCATCCCCGCTGATAGCGATCAGGTTGCCCTCGTTGTCCGCCTCACCGGTCCACAGCCAATCGCGCGGTGCGTAAGATGGTGCGACGAATGACTTTCCTTCCGCAAGGACCCGGATATCGGCCGGATCGTCGGTGCCGACCTCGTAGAGCTTCTTTCCGCCATCGCCAAGGAACGCGTACCTGTTGCCGGCCAGGGAGGCCGCTGGCCGGCTGGGTTTCAGCTCGGCGAGGCTTGGCACGCCCGAGATCGGATCGACCTGCGTCGCGGACACCTGCCTGAGCTGACCGTCGGCCACAACGACCGGCTCCCCTTCGACCTGTGGATTGCTCTGCGCCTCCTGCTCCGGAGTGGAGCCGAACTCGCTACTACCGGCAAACACCTCGACACTCTGGATCGATGGAATCTGCCTCAGGGTTGCCTCGATCTGCTGGCGCATAAGAGACTTCTGGTCGTTGGACACATCCTGGGCGGCGTCGTCCAGGGTCACCGTTGCCTTGCCGTTCAGGGTGGTTACTGCTTTGAGCGGAAGCTTGGTTCCTTCCGGGAAGGCGGAAATCGCCGCTCCGCCCAGCCAGGACACCGGGCCGTCCAGAAGAGCCTGCACCAGGTCCGTCGCCGCAGCCGTCCGCTTAATGAACCAGCGAACGTCCGGCACAAGGTAGTCGTAGCCCGAGTCATAGAAATAGACGGAGTAGGCGTCGAACACGCTCTCGAACATCGATTCGGACAACACAATGCCGTTGGGAACCGAGGAAATTCGCCATTGCCCGTCGACTTTCGTCAGTCCGAACATCTGCTTCGTCGACTTGCCTGCCGCAGCCGCCGTGTAGCGGCCTTCGCTATCGACGGTGGCAGCTATCGGGATGTCGATTGAATACTCCTGCCCTTCCTCGGCGATTCCGCCCCGGATGTCGTTCAGGTATTCTCCGCGCGGATAGATGGAGACGCTCTCCAGCGGGTTCCACGTTGCGGCGGCGCCCTGGGTCAGGAACTTCTTGGCCACCGCAAAATTGTTCGCTGTGCCCTCGGCGGCAGCGATGAATCCACGGACGATCTTATTCGGATCGGCGCCCTTTTCCGGGCCGGAGGCACTGATCTGAGATCGGGCATCCTCGTCGCTTGTCCCCGGGTCTCCGACGCCGACCGGCCCGGAGGTCGGGATGCCGGCGCAACCGGACAGAACCAGCAGCAACATCGTGATGCCCACAACCAGGGCGCGAAATGAACTAAGCATGGTTATCCCTCGGATTACTCGACGATTCCCTGCTGTTCAGGCTGGTTTCGGCTCTGACCGGGAGCACCGGCAGGCTGCCGGTATTCAGCCGGACGGAGGAGTCGCTGGACAGCGGTTCGATCACTTCATCGTCTTTCCTTGCCGCACTGCTGGCGTCGGCGGGCGGCAGCGGCAGCGGCGACGTTTCGAGTTCATGACCCGGCCGCCGCGGAATGGTGAGCCGGAAACAGGAACCCTCCCCCGGCCTCCCCCAGGCCTGCAGCCATCCGGCGTGCAGGTGGGCGTCTTCCAGGGATATTGCCAGCCCGAGTCCGGTGCCACCAAGCGTTCGCTGCCGAGCGGGATCGGCGCGCCAGAAGCGGTCGAAGACCCGTTCTACCTGTGAGCGGTCCATGCCGACTCCATGGTCGCGCACGCTCACCGCGACCGCGTCTGCGTCCGCGGCGAGGTAGATGTCAACAGGCTTTCCTTCGCTGTGTTCGATCGCATTCACAACCAGGTTACGGACGATCCGTTCGATCCGGCGTGAATCGATGGCCGCCATCATCGGAGCGGACGGGCCGTGAATGATGACCGGCGTTCCCGCTTGCTCAGCCACCACTTCCACCGATTCCACTACCTTGTTGACCACGCTGACCAGGTCGTCGGCCGCCGCGTCAAGCGCAGCAGCCCCGGCGTCGAAACGGCTGATCTCCAGCAGGTCGGCCAGCAGTGCCTCGAATCGCTGCACTTGGGAGTGCAGCAGCTCGGCGCTCCGGGCCGTCACCGGGTCGAAGTCCTCACGTGCCTCGTACATCAGTTCGCCGGCGATCCGGATCGTCGTCAGTGGCGTCCGTAGTTCGTGTGACACGTCGGAGACGAAGCGGCGCTGCAGCACGGACAGCGCTTCCATCCGGGTGATCTGGTCCTGCAGCGCGGAGGCCATGTCGTTGAACGACCTGGCCAGCGTCGCGAGCTCGTCCTCGCCGTGAACGGGCATCCGCCTGTCCAGGTCGCCGCTGGCCAAAGTGTGCGAAACGTCGGCGGCGACCCTGACCGGTCGGACCACGATATTTGCAACGGTCCAGGCGATCGCGGCGACCAGCACGATGAGCACCAGGCCGGAGATGACCATGGCGCGCTGGACGAATTCAAGTGTGTTCTGCTCCTCGGTCAGGTCCGAGATGACATAGAGCTGGAACTGACCGGCCCCCGGAATAGTAACAAGGGTGCCGATCGCGAGGCCCGGATCGACCGAACCGTCGTAGTTACTGAGTTCCATCGCCTGGTAACGCTGCTCGCCGCCTGCGTCCTTCACCGATTCGATCAGGTCCGGCGATAGCTGTTTCACCGAGTACGGCGGTTTGTTCTTCTGGGTTTCCGATATCGGCGAGACGCTGGTGGCGCCCTCCATTGGTTCCAGCGCCACCGCGCGCAGCGGCAGGGTCGAGCTGGACATCTGGTCGGCAAGCGTGGTCCGAAGGGTGGTGGACAGATCGCCCTGGGACGTCGCCGCCTCATCGTCGGAAAACGCATTGAGCTGCTGGGCGAACTGGTCGGTGATCTTTGTCGCGGAGCTCAAACGCTTCTCGAAGAGGCCTTTGGCGATTTCCTGCGACATGTAGGTTCCCACGCCGTAGATCGCGAACGAGGTCAACAGGATGGTCGCGGCCACCACCCGAAACTGCAGGGAGCGACGGATAAGCGAAACAACCCAGCGCCATCCCTTACCTATGGCCCGGGCACAGCTGCCCAACCAGGTACCAATGGCTGGGCGATTGCTCACGTTCCCTGGCCCGCCCGATATCCCACGCCACGAACGGTGACCACGATGTCAGGCTTCTCCGGATCACGTTCGATCTTGGACCGCAGCCGTTGCACGTGCACGTTGACCAGCCGGGTGTCGGCGGCGTGCCGGTAACCCCAGACCTCCTCGAGCAACACCTCGCGGCTGAATACCTGCCAGGGCTTGCGCGCGAGCGCGACAAGCAGGTCGAACTCAAGCGGGGTGAGGTTCACCGGCTTGCCGGCCCGGATCACTGAATGCCCAGCCACATCGATCTGCACGTCGCCGACGGTCAGCATTTCCGGCGCGACGTGGTCGGTTATCCGCAGCCGGGCACGCACCCGGGCGATCAGCTCTTTCGGCTTGAACGGCTTGGGCACATAGTCATCGGCTCCTGACTCGAGGCCAAGCACGACGTCGACAGTGTCGGACTTAGCCGTCAGCATCACGACCGGCACCCCCGATTCCGCCCGGATCTCGCGGCAAACCTCGAGGCCGTCCTTTCCGGGCAGCATCAGATCGAGCAGCACCAGATCGGGGCGAACCCGCCGGAACGTGTCCAGGGCGGCGTCGCCGTGGGCGCAGAAAAACGACTCAAACCCTTCACTTTTCAGGACGATGCCGATCATCTCGGCGAGAGCGGTGTCGTCGTCGACGACCAGAATGCGACCTTTCATACCCCTATGTTCTCTCAAACCCGGTCAGAATCGTGCATCACCCCACGGCCGCGTCGGCTTTCATGGCACGATAGGAGTCGACGAGGACCGAAGTTGACTCGACGATAGATGACGAAGCCGAAGGGAAATTGCGTGACGACACCTCCGCATCACGATCCCCGTCCGCAGCCCCAGTACGGCCAGTACACCCCGCAGGAGCAAGACGCACCGCAGCCAAATCCATCGGGCCAGCCCACGCCACAGGGACAGCCGGCACCACAGGGACATGGCAGCCAGCCCACGCCACAGGGACAGCCGGCACCACAGGGACATGGCAGCCAGCCCGCGCCACAGCAGCAGGTCAGGCCGCAGCCCCAGTACGGCCAGTACGCGCCACAGGGGCAGGGCAGCCCACAGGGACAGCCCACCCCACAGAGTCAGGGCAGCCAGCCCGCCGCCCCACAGCAGCAAGGCGCCCCACAGCCAAATCCGTGGGGCCAGTCCGGCTCCTGGGAACAGCCCGCCCGCTGGGGCGCACCGCAGAACCAGGGCCAGACTCCGGGGGCAGCAAGCGGCTCGGGCTACCGGCCCGCACCGAAACCGGGACTCGTTCCACTGCGTCCGCTGAAGCTGGGCGAAATTCTGGACGGCGGCTTCCAGGCGATTCGAAAGAACCCGAAGCTGATGCTTGGCCTGCCGACGATAGTGCTCGGGATCACCCTGCTTATCGGCGCCGGCATCACCGTCGGCTTCGTTGCCCTATTCGGCAGTCAGCTGGCCAACTCGCCGCTGACCGACGAGGCCGAACTCGGCGTCTCGGTGCTCTTTCAGGCGGTGAGCGTGGTGTCGGGGATAGTGATTTCGTTTGGCACGCAGCTCGTCTCCGGCTTTCTCGTGCTCTATATCTCCCGTGCGGTGCTGGGCGAGTCACTGACGATCAGCGAAGTGTGGCAGAAACTCAAACCCCGGGTCTGGGCTCTGCTCGGCCTATTACTGCTGCTGACCGCCGCGGCCCTCCTATCCGGAGCCATTCTCGCGGCACCGGTGGTTCTGCTCGCCGTCGCCGGATCCGGTGTGGCCGCTGCCGTGATCGGCGTCCTGCTGGGACTGCTCTGGCTGCTCGCCCTAATGTTCTTCGGCATCCGCTTCGCGCTGTCGGCTTGCTGCCTGGTGCTGGAGAACGTTGGCATCATCGTCTCGCTCAGGCGATCCTGGCAGCTGACGGCGAGAGGGTTCTGGCGTTTCACCGGCATCTTCCTGTTGTGCTACCTGCTCATTTCCATCGTGGTAAGC is part of the Saxibacter everestensis genome and harbors:
- a CDS encoding LpqB family beta-propeller domain-containing protein, with the translated sequence MLSSFRALVVGITMLLLVLSGCAGIPTSGPVGVGDPGTSDEDARSQISASGPEKGADPNKIVRGFIAAAEGTANNFAVAKKFLTQGAAATWNPLESVSIYPRGEYLNDIRGGIAEEGQEYSIDIPIAATVDSEGRYTAAAAGKSTKQMFGLTKVDGQWRISSVPNGIVLSESMFESVFDAYSVYFYDSGYDYLVPDVRWFIKRTAAATDLVQALLDGPVSWLGGAAISAFPEGTKLPLKAVTTLNGKATVTLDDAAQDVSNDQKSLMRQQIEATLRQIPSIQSVEVFAGSSEFGSTPEQEAQSNPQVEGEPVVVADGQLRQVSATQVDPISGVPSLAELKPSRPAASLAGNRYAFLGDGGKKLYEVGTDDPADIRVLAEGKSFVAPSYAPRDWLWTGEADNEGNLIAISGDGKPVTISAPWLADRELKAVQISRDGARIAVLSVGTGGQSSINVTGIRYESAGEPSGLNSPVDISTRFDDVKDISWAGDTELALVGRLTSETDFAPWRLVVGGPMSELGTVPEIQSITASSDGQSMYAGTAAGKLYSRSGGSWQELLDIKGSDPSYPG
- the mtrB gene encoding MtrAB system histidine kinase MtrB yields the protein MSNRPAIGTWLGSCARAIGKGWRWVVSLIRRSLQFRVVAATILLTSFAIYGVGTYMSQEIAKGLFEKRLSSATKITDQFAQQLNAFSDDEAATSQGDLSTTLRTTLADQMSSSTLPLRAVALEPMEGATSVSPISETQKNKPPYSVKQLSPDLIESVKDAGGEQRYQAMELSNYDGSVDPGLAIGTLVTIPGAGQFQLYVISDLTEEQNTLEFVQRAMVISGLVLIVLVAAIAWTVANIVVRPVRVAADVSHTLASGDLDRRMPVHGEDELATLARSFNDMASALQDQITRMEALSVLQRRFVSDVSHELRTPLTTIRIAGELMYEAREDFDPVTARSAELLHSQVQRFEALLADLLEISRFDAGAAALDAAADDLVSVVNKVVESVEVVAEQAGTPVIIHGPSAPMMAAIDSRRIERIVRNLVVNAIEHSEGKPVDIYLAADADAVAVSVRDHGVGMDRSQVERVFDRFWRADPARQRTLGGTGLGLAISLEDAHLHAGWLQAWGRPGEGSCFRLTIPRRPGHELETSPLPLPPADASSAARKDDEVIEPLSSDSSVRLNTGSLPVLPVRAETSLNSRESSSNPRDNHA
- the mtrA gene encoding MtrAB system response regulator MtrA, with the protein product MKGRILVVDDDTALAEMIGIVLKSEGFESFFCAHGDAALDTFRRVRPDLVLLDLMLPGKDGLEVCREIRAESGVPVVMLTAKSDTVDVVLGLESGADDYVPKPFKPKELIARVRARLRITDHVAPEMLTVGDVQIDVAGHSVIRAGKPVNLTPLEFDLLVALARKPWQVFSREVLLEEVWGYRHAADTRLVNVHVQRLRSKIERDPEKPDIVVTVRGVGYRAGQGT